Part of the Pseudomonas baltica genome is shown below.
TCGGTACCGACGCCGGTCAATACTGCCATGTCCTCGAAACCCAAGGGTTGCTGATGCTTGTCACGGTCGAAACGGCGCATGACGAACAGCTTGCGATTATCCGACAAGAAAAACGCCGGCACCGGCATGCCTGCCCGGCGCGCTGCATCCATGCACAGGAATTCGTTGATGGCCAACCCAGGGAAATCCTCACGCCCCGCCTTCACGATCAGTTCCGGTGTCAGCAGGGTCGCCTTGGGATCCGCCGTCATGTCCTCGGGCACCAACACCTTGGGCTGAATTCCGGAAATGCCCGCGCGCAGGATGTACTTGTCGACCAGTTGGGTAAACAGGTCCTCGGCGCCGTCCCAGGCCAGCAAATCAGCCAGGCGCTCGCCGCGGGGCATGACGCCTCGATCGAGCAGCGCATCCAGCGCCGGTGACTGCACCTGCACCCGGCCGATAGGCGAACCGCTGCCCGTCAACGCCAGCAAGAGCATGGGGTCGAGCGTCGCCGTCTTGGCCAGCCGATGGCGCAGTTGCTCCAGCACATACCCCTCGGGCAGGTTCATCTGGAACACCGGATGCAGCGTGCGATTGAGGTAAGGCATGTCACGCACGGCCATGGTCAGGCTGATCTGCGCCTCGTCTGGCACGCCTATGCCGTAGCGGAACAGATAGTCGCCATCCCTTCCCTGCGACAACTCCCCACAAGCCCCTTGGGCAGTCAAGACGCGCACGCGATCAAGCTCGCTCATTTAAACACCTCGCGCAGCTCTTCGAAGGTGGGCTTGCGTGCGGGCACGATTTTCACCTCGGAGCTCATGGCGGCGATGACCTTGGCGTAAAAGAACATCGAAA
Proteins encoded:
- a CDS encoding type II toxin-antitoxin system HipA family toxin, which codes for MSELDRVRVLTAQGACGELSQGRDGDYLFRYGIGVPDEAQISLTMAVRDMPYLNRTLHPVFQMNLPEGYVLEQLRHRLAKTATLDPMLLLALTGSGSPIGRVQVQSPALDALLDRGVMPRGERLADLLAWDGAEDLFTQLVDKYILRAGISGIQPKVLVPEDMTADPKATLLTPELIVKAGREDFPGLAINEFLCMDAARRAGMPVPAFFLSDNRKLFVMRRFDRDKHQQPLGFEDMAVLTGVGTEQKYGASYEKIARAIRLFCAPEQVQSSLRQFFDIVALSCMVGNGDAHLKNFGVLYTDPLGADARLSPAYDIVNTTAYIPEDSLALTLDGSKSLFRSRLGILALAKTCDVVEPRQRLRDLIAAVEASLSANAALAGQVPQVAAAIAHCTGLFRQTFADQDAQVGVTGL